The genomic window GCACCGCGGTGATCGACGGCCAGCTGGTGGTGGTGGCCGGCACGGCGCAGATCGCCGAGGGGGCCAAGGTGGCCGGGGACTTCGTCGTCGTCGGGGGCGCTGACACGCCGACGAGCTTTTCGCCGGGAGGCACGCAGGTCGTCGTCGGCACGGCGGGACTCGGCGAGGGCCTGCGCAATCTGGTGCCCTGGCTCACGAAAGGCCTGTTGCTCGGCCGCCCGATCGTGCCGTCGCTCGGCTGGGTGTGGCTGGTGGCGGCGGTGTTCTTCTTCCTGAATCTCTGCCTGAGTGTCCTCTTCGACGCGCCCGTCCGCACCTGCGCGACGACGCTGCGGTCGACGCCGTTCAGCGCCTTTTTCGCCGGACTGCTGGTGCTGCTGCTGGTCGGCCCTGTGTGCGTCCTGCTCGCCGCGTCGGTCATCGGCCTCGTGGTCATTCCGTTCGTGCTCTGCGCGGTCGTCGCCGCAGCCGTCCTCGGCCGCATCGGTTTCGCGCGCTGGATCGGCATGAGCGCCATGCCGCAGGACGATCCGGCGGATCGCGGCGAGTCGCTGCGATCGTTCGTGATCGGTTCGGCGCTGATGACCGTCGCCTACATGATTCCCGTCATCGGCATGCTGACGTGGATCCTGGCCGGCGTGTTCGGGCTCGGCTCCGCCACGCTGGCGTTCTACGGCTCGTACCGTCGCGAGAACCCGAAGCCGCCGAAGCCGGCGCGGGTCGTGCTCCCTCCGACCCCGGCGGCACCGGCGCCGCTCGACGCATTGGGCGGCGCCAGCCTTCACGCTGGAGACGTCGACGCGCCGCAACCGGCGGTCCCGCCGTTCGCGAGCCTCCCGCCTGAAGACGCCAGCCGGCTCACGGCGGATGCCGGCAGCGTGCCGGGAAACGGGACGAGCGTCACGGCGTTTCAAAAGGCCGCGTTCGGCGAACGGCTGGCGGCGCTGGCGCTCGACGCGGTGGCGATTGCCGTCATCGTCCAGCTGCTCAGCCTCGATCGCCACGGCGACTTCGGCGATCGGCTGATGGTGTTCTTCGCGCTCATCTACCATGTCGGCTTCTGGACGTGGAAGGGGACAACGCCGGGCGGCATGATCTGCCAGCTGCGCGTGGTCCGCATCGACGGCCGGCCGCTCGAATTCGCCGAATCGCTGGTGCGGGGCCTGACCGGCATCTTCTCGCTGATCGTCGCGGGGCTCGGCTTTCTCTGGATGCTCTGGGATCCCGACGGCCAGACCTGGCACGATCGCGTCGCAGGCACGTATGTGGTGAAAGTCCCGCGATCTGTCCCGGCCTAGCCTGGCGCGGCGTCTGCGTCGCGTCACGGCCGCTCGCCTGCGGGCGCACTCCCCGGAATATACTCTCGCCGGTAGTGGGTCCACATTCCGGAGAATCGTTCATGAAAACCTATCGCGTGATCGCGGCCGGCCTGGCGGCGGCGCTGGCGTTCGCCTCGCCGTCGCTCGTCGGACGCGCGCAGACGGGCGCGGCACCGGCCGGTCCGTTCGACAGCCTCCACTGGCGGCCGATCGGCCCGGCTTCGATGTCGGGGCGCATCTCTGACATCGCCGTCTACGAGGCCAATCCCAACATCTGGTACGTCGGCTCGGCGCACGGCGGCGTCTGGAGGACGACCAACAACGGCACGACCTTCGAGGCGCAGTTCCAGGACCATGGGCTGATGTCGATCGGCGACATCGCGGTCTCGCAGAGCAATCCCGATCTCTTGTACGTCGGCACGGGCGAATCGAACAACCGCCAGAGCACGTCCTGGGGCGACGGCGTCTACAAGTCGGTCGACGGCGGCAAGACCTATGCGAATGTCGGCCTCAAGGCCTCGAAGCACATCAGTCGCATCATCATCGATCCCCGTAACAACGACGTCGTCTGGGTCGCCGCAGCGGGGCCGCTGTTCGGGCCCGGCGGCGAGCGCGGCGTGTTCAAGACGACCGACGGCGGCAAGACATGGAAACAGACGCTGAAGGTCGACGACGACACGGGCGCCAACGACCTCGCGATTGACCCGGCCAACGACCAGATCCTGTATGCGTCGAGCTATCAGCGCCGGCGCACGGCCTGTTGCATGAACGGCGGCGGACCGGGCAGCGGCATCTGGAAGTCCACCGACGGCGGCGAGGTCTGGACGCGGCTGAAGACCGGGCTGCCGGATGGATCGCTGGGACGGATCGCGCTCGACGTCTACCGCCGGCACCCGAACGTCCTCTACGCGCTCATCGAAGGGCCAGCGGCCGGACGCGGCGGCGGTGCCGCGGCCGCCGGGGCGGGCGGCGCGGCCGCCGCGGGCGGCGCTGGCGCGGCGGGCGGCCGCGGCGCGGGGCGCGGGGCGGCGGGCGCCGAAGCTGCGCCAGCCGGCAATCCAGATGAAGCGCCGCAGCAATTCGGCGGCGGCCGCGGCCTCGCGACGTCGGTCGACGCGAGCGCGACGGGACTCTATCGCTCCGACGACAGCGGTACCACCTGGCGGAAGGTGAACAACAACAACGTCCGCCCGATGTATTTCAGCCAGGTCCGCATCGACCCCAATGACGACGACGTGATCGTCATGGGCGGCGTCGATCTGCAGCTGTCCACCGACGGCGGCAAGTCGATCAACACGGCGGCCGCCTCGGCCATCCATTCCGATCATCACGCCATCTGGATCGATCCGCACAACTCGAGCCACATGCTGATCGGCAACGACGGCGGTCTCGCCCAGACCTTCGATCAAGCGAAGACCTGGACGTTCTTCCCCAACCTGCCGGTCGGGCTCTTCTACCACGTCAGCCTCGACA from Vicinamibacterales bacterium includes these protein-coding regions:
- a CDS encoding RDD family protein, with the protein product MLRYRRLAGLALVLLLAAPAAASAQRVNVSFDDIDRPTLRILQNFTLRHDDTVRQIVVIGGDARIEGHVSEDVVVVLGKVDLASTAVIDGQLVVVAGTAQIAEGAKVAGDFVVVGGADTPTSFSPGGTQVVVGTAGLGEGLRNLVPWLTKGLLLGRPIVPSLGWVWLVAAVFFFLNLCLSVLFDAPVRTCATTLRSTPFSAFFAGLLVLLLVGPVCVLLAASVIGLVVIPFVLCAVVAAAVLGRIGFARWIGMSAMPQDDPADRGESLRSFVIGSALMTVAYMIPVIGMLTWILAGVFGLGSATLAFYGSYRRENPKPPKPARVVLPPTPAAPAPLDALGGASLHAGDVDAPQPAVPPFASLPPEDASRLTADAGSVPGNGTSVTAFQKAAFGERLAALALDAVAIAVIVQLLSLDRHGDFGDRLMVFFALIYHVGFWTWKGTTPGGMICQLRVVRIDGRPLEFAESLVRGLTGIFSLIVAGLGFLWMLWDPDGQTWHDRVAGTYVVKVPRSVPA